From Halalkalicoccus subterraneus:
AAGATTACGTTCGTCATTCCACAGCACGTCTATGAAGAGTTCACTGTGCACCAGCATAGAGCACACCGGGACAGATACCGATCGACAGTGCAATTACGAGTGGCTGGGTGACCGTTGCTGAGGAACTCAGCTATACAAACAGCACGATAGCGACGGTGATGGATAGGACACGAAGCTATATCGCCAATTCGTCCAATCGGCCTGAAGACCAGATCGAGCGGCAGATACTGCACTTGCAGGCCTCGCAGTCCAATTCTTCTCTAGGGATCGGCACCATTAGTATGCCTTGTAACAACGGACACCGATGCTGGTCACGAGGTCGTTACGGCCATTAAAGCAGCAGGATTCACTGATCAGATCACACGTTCGAAGACGGTTTTGAGCTGATTGAATCGATTACGTGAATGTATCGGCATGGGGGCTAAGAGATATGTGATAATATAGCTAACCTCAAGGAGATACCTAGTGTCGTCCTCGCTTGCTTTCGTCTCGCTTAGCCCTGCTCCCCCTGCGGCTACGAACCTGTGTCCGGTCGCGCTCATTTCGCTCCCGCTGGCGGTCACCTGTTCGGTGACTCGCTGTCGTGGTGGTGGTGTCTCGTCCCGTTGTCTGCTGCTGTCCCTTTGGTTGTCCTGCCGCCCCCTCTCTCGCCGTTGTTCTGCCGTCTCCTGTCTCGCTGGTTGTCTTGATTCTGTCGTCGTTCATCGCGCCTCCCTGCTTTGATAACAGACGACAGGACCTTGATTGTAACCCGATACGGCTCGCTTAAGCCGGCGATTATATAGTGACTGTCGCGCTGAAAACTAGTTAACTCGTTCATCCGATCTTCTTTAGTCATCTGCTCGCAATTTCCCTACTATACTTCGATTTCAACTAGATAACACCTTACAATATAATGGATGATGCTTATAATATCAACAAATGGTAATATTTTTCCAGCGACAGACAAATCCCCGATTTGATACGGATGACCGAATTATTTGGTAACGAGATCCACGACACGGACTCATCGATTTGGAGTAACGATGTCGCGTACGGAATCCCATTATACGTCTATCTCCCGTTGCTTTTCGTCGTCCTCGCCGCCGTCTATACGGGCAATCTCCCGAACGACATGGTCGGCGCAAGTGCCTTCCTGCTCGTCGTCGCGGGACTGACGGTTTACATCGGGGATCACCTCCCGATCTGGCGGACGTGGTTCGGCGGTGGTCTGGTGTTATGTCTAGTCATAGGGTTAGCGATCAACTACTTCGGGCTCATCCCGTCCGATGCTTATCAGACTGTCTCGACGTTCCTCACCGAGGGCTCGAACATGTTGGACTGGTTCATCGCGGCGCTGATCGCCGGCAGCATCCTTTCGATGCCGCGTTCGTATCTCATGCGTGCGCTCCCGATCTACGCACCCTCAGTTCTCGGTGGCTTAGGACTCGCCGCCGGGGTGGTCTATGTTGCCGGGACGATTCTCGGCTTCGGCGGTGCCCAATCGATTCTGACCGTCCTCATTCCCGTCTTCGGCGGCGGAATGGGTGCCGGCGGTATCCCGCTAAGCGAGATCTACGCGAGCGGCACAGGGACTGGATTCGACCAGATGTTCTCGATCATTGCGCCCGCGATCATCCTCGGCAATATGATCGGTATTCTTGTCGCCGCAATCGCCCATCGAATCGGCACGATCTGGCCGTCGCTCAGTGGAGACGGCATCGTCATGCCCGAAGAGAAGTGGAAGCCCGAGACCGGCATCGAGACGCCGGACGTCTCGCTCACCGAGGAGACGGTCGTGATGGGCTGGGTGCTCGCGATGGTACTGTTGCTGCTCGGCTACATCCTCGGCACGTGGATCCCGATCCACCCCTTTGCGATCATGATTCTGTTGACCGTCGGCGTGAAGGTCGCCGGTGTCCTTCCGGTGCGCTTGGAGGAGGGTGCAGGCCATTTCTACGACTTCATGATCGCCGGGTTCGTCGGCCCGCTGCTACTCGCTATCGGGATGGCGTTGATCGACATCCAGGTGCTCGTCGAGACGCTCGATCCGACGTACTTCCTGATCGTGATCCTTGCCGTTCTGGGCGGAGCCGTCGGCGCTGCTATCGTCGGCTATCTCTTCGGGATGTTCCCGATCGAGGCCGCTATCTGTGGCGGGCTCTGTATGGTGAACATGGGCGGCTCGGGTGACGTAGCAACGTTGGCCGCGGCCGAACGCATGGAGTTGATGGCGTTCGCACAGATGTCCTCACGGCTCGGCGGTGCAATGATGCTGCTTGTCGGCCAGACCGCGATCGGTATCTGGGGCAGCGTGTTGGTATAGGCCTTCTCGGGAACCTAGAAATGAACCGCCAAGCGATCATTTCGGATGTCAGTCCGGTATGACTGTCGTCCAGAGCTGTCACGGTCGTGACCGCCCCGTACCACCCGGTATAGGTTACGACGAATGCTACTGTTGCAATGATCGATAGTCAGTGAGCGACTATGGGCCGACAGGTATCCAACGTACAAGGCGTTACGGGCAGAAGGCCGGTATGATGTCGTGATCGCCAATGCGGGCCCCACTGGCGGATAGTGCACTCGTGATATAGCTGCGCGTGGCCACGAGGTCGGCGTCCTCGAAACTGAGTCTGAAAACCGTGTGAGTACTAGATTTAATACGGAGTAGTATCGTATCTAACTACAGGGTACGTGCCTGAGTGCTGTGAGGAGTGCAGGACTGAGGCCATAGTTGACTCCAGCACTCCTCACAGCACTCAGGCATGCATTCCCTCCCGTAGACTAAACAGTCAGTCACGCCTGAGCGGCTACTATTAGCGCCGGAGAGAATATATACTATTGTATTTAGAACTATTTGTGTGATAGAAAGGAACGTATCAACACTCCATAACACAGTACCAGAGTGGCAAGAAAGTGGTACGTGGATAAATATATTAACTCACTGGTAACTAATAGGTGTTCTATACAACTATCATATGGGAGGGGTACCCCTCCCGGTCCCGGCCGAGGCCTCAGGGCCGGGACCTCATTCATACTCTCTTTACCTACAGAGAGGTAGATGCAGGAAAGCCTCTACGACTGGTAGGAAACGAACTCACACCTGTGCCACTCGACTGTTTCTTCAAAATGCGTTTCGCGTGCACTACCCATAAAGAATCCAACCTTTACACCGACTGATCGACGAGTACGAATATGGACGCTGGCCCCCCGGTCCTCAAGGTTTCCCTCTTATTGGGAATATCTCTCAGTACGCTCGGGACCCTTTCTCTTTTATGACACAGTGCCAGCGTGAATACGGCAATATCTCTCGTTTTCAACTTGGTCCCTATGATATGTGCCAGGTGACAGATCCAGCGATAATTGAGCAGGTTCTCGTCGATCACGACGAGGATTTTTCAAAACCGGATTTTCAAGCCAATGCGTTTAGCCAACTCCTTGGTAACGGACTCCTCGCAAGCGAGGGCGAGTTTTGGCGACGCCAACGACAACGCGTTCAGCCAGCGTTTGACCCTGATCATATCGCCACTGCGACTGAGTTGATGAGCGACTATGCCGAAGAGTTGGTCGTTCAAATAAAGCCACAGAAGATGGTCACGGAACTTCAGTCGCGTGAACTCGAGAAAAACGCTCATCTCCGGTGGAAGAACATCAAACCGAATATCGACACTCTTGACATCGAGATTGATCACCTCGAGCAATTCACCAAAGACGATGGCAATAGATACGCCCGCATTCTTGGCGGCGACGACCCACTCGATCGCGGCGGCGAACCAGCACTCACGCCAGGCGATTTGCTCCCAATTCAGCAGCTCTCTCGAATGGATAATGATATGCTTCACTCGGCCGCCTCATCGAAACCCGTGCGACTTGCAGCGGAGGTCTGGCAGGATCACGAACAAAACCAGAGCAGGCTCTGGAACCAAGGCTGTAGTGGCGTTCGCGAGTACATCGATGCCGACGAACTCGCCCAGTGGCTTCGCCACAACGAGCCAGGCGTGAACAAGGAGTACAGCCAGAAAAGCGCCAGTCGAACGATTGACGCACTCACCGATCTCACGAAAGACCGACTTTACGTCAAACGGAAGAACCGCCGGAAGGACGGCTTTCCTATAAGGAACAGCGCGTCGTCCTGCCTGACGAGTCCGAGATTCCTGGTGAAACGACGCTCGAGACGGACTCTCCGGAGACAGCTGATGTCGGTGAGGAGTGATGTCCCCGGGTCCTAACTCCCGCGAGAGCGGGTTAACACTCTAATAGGAACTCATCTATTCCCCACGCAAGCGGTTGTTTATACGGTACGATTACTAGCGGGTACGTCCCATGAACGGCTGGTGACGGCTCTAGCCAGGGACCTCCCTGAGAGGTACCACTCCAGACAACGGCTGTCCATGGACATACTGCTCATCTTTGTTGGCTGCTGTCACCCAGATCATCTGTTTCCGAGGATGAGGACTGCAGAAGAACCCGCTGTTCACTCATTTCCCCTGTTCTCTCTAGGAGAAATGGTCAACGCAGATGTCTATTGCACGTGAATAGTCTTTACTCTGAATAAAGAAAGAGTCATATCCTGTTGGCATCTGTTTGAGACGTACGGCTACGGGTCATCTTGCTGCTGTTGCAGCGTAGCTTTTGCACGTGCGAGGTAGGTGTTCGCTGACCAACTCCGGGCGTCGCTCATCTCGTCCAAAAATGCCTCGGCAGTATCCGCGGCGAGCACGCCGTTCCGAACGAGCGCTGTGAGAACGATCGGTGTCGTTACCAGACGTGTATCTACCAGTGATGCATGCACTAGCGCTAGGCGGTTGAATTCGTCACAGAGCAGTTGGACTGCATCGATCGTGTTCGCTAGTGTGACTGCTGCGTTCTCTCCATCGTCGAGCGGGAACGTCTCGTCAAGTCCGACACTGCGAATGTTGAACGCAGCCTGACGGTCAAGGACGGCCTGTGCCGCTTTCCCCGAGGCATCGTTGTAGGAGGCTGTTTCGGTGAGTTCGTCAACGACCTGCTCGGGGAGGATAATGATATGAGAGTCAAGTAGGAGATCGAGTGGATTCGGTGTGGCATCCGCAACGACTCCTAAACTAACGAGGGCAGACGTATCGGCGACGATCTCTCCCATCTATCCGTCGGCCAGCTCCTCCGCCACATCATCGACGAACGCTTCGCTCAGTTGTTGTTTTAGGAGACGGAAGTTCGCCGCCTCTTCATGGCCGACGAGGGTTTTCAACTCCTCGAAGGAGATGTCGTCATTATAGTAGGCTTCCGCAATCTCCTGTTTCATCTCGTCGGAGTGTGCTGCATCCCGGAGGTACTCCTGAAGGGCAGAGATGAGAATATCTGTCCGGTCAGTCTCAAATACCGCTGCGAGGGTATCGGCCCGATCAACCAGTCCTCGGGGAGCACGGAACTGAACGCGTTTTTTCTCCACGTCGGAACTCATGTGTGTACATTGTGAGCGCAGTAGTAAAACACTTTCCTCGCATAAGCACTGGGACGACAGAATACACCTGTTCTACTACCCCGTATTGATAGGTGGTCACTCAATTGGGCCCATTCCGATGTACAGGTCAGAGTTAGTTACTATCTGCTCTGGCAGGATCCAACCCCGCGTGAACACTACTTGGAAGTCTATCAAGACAGGGATCCAATTAACTCAGTCAGTATGACTGTCGAGATGAGTCTCTTTCTGCCAGCTCGTGATATATATATCGTCGCCAAAAAAGCGCCTCTTGAGTGGAGGAATCATTTTATATATGACAAAAGCGTAGAATAACGTATGGATTGGCACACACAGTGGGGTCTTCGACTACGGATGGGCGGTGTCATGATCCTATTTATCGCGCTCTATATCGGGTTCATTGGCGTTCTTTCGCTCTATTTCAGCAGTATCTCTGCTATTGCGCTTGGAATTCTTATCGTTTCGACCGCCCAACTGCTATACGGATATAAAGTCCCACTCAAAGCGATGGGCGGTACTGTTGTTACGGCCACTGAGTATCCAGAGCTTCATCAACGCATAACGCGCCTGAGCCAGCAGGCTGGACTTCCACAACCTGCTGTCGCTGTTGCCCCGACTGATCTCCCGAATGCTTTTGCTGCCGGTCGTTCACGGAACAC
This genomic window contains:
- a CDS encoding 2-hydroxycarboxylate transporter family protein — encoded protein: MTELFGNEIHDTDSSIWSNDVAYGIPLYVYLPLLFVVLAAVYTGNLPNDMVGASAFLLVVAGLTVYIGDHLPIWRTWFGGGLVLCLVIGLAINYFGLIPSDAYQTVSTFLTEGSNMLDWFIAALIAGSILSMPRSYLMRALPIYAPSVLGGLGLAAGVVYVAGTILGFGGAQSILTVLIPVFGGGMGAGGIPLSEIYASGTGTGFDQMFSIIAPAIILGNMIGILVAAIAHRIGTIWPSLSGDGIVMPEEKWKPETGIETPDVSLTEETVVMGWVLAMVLLLLGYILGTWIPIHPFAIMILLTVGVKVAGVLPVRLEEGAGHFYDFMIAGFVGPLLLAIGMALIDIQVLVETLDPTYFLIVILAVLGGAVGAAIVGYLFGMFPIEAAICGGLCMVNMGGSGDVATLAAAERMELMAFAQMSSRLGGAMMLLVGQTAIGIWGSVLV